In one window of Stigmatopora argus isolate UIUO_Sarg chromosome 19, RoL_Sarg_1.0, whole genome shotgun sequence DNA:
- the rev3l gene encoding DNA polymerase zeta catalytic subunit isoform X1, whose translation MFAVRIVTADYYLANPIKDLDACYSEFRESNVNKVPVVRIFGATPAGQKTCLHLHGVFPYIYIPYDGHGQEQEPYLRLVAFSIDRAINVAMGNPASDVQHIFKVVLVSGMPFYGYHAKEKHFMKIYLYNPQMVKRVCELLQSGAVMNKIYQPHEGHIPYLLQLFIDYNLYGMNLVNLAAVKFRPGKTREDLPATLDQQTPSSHSSNPWKSRCTSKLSDSTFGGTFARWEENAIPCSLFLDELARQSTCELEVDAVAVDVLNRLEVENQIGKNPGLQAIWEDEKQRRREKNKDSQIDTPHSQDREFVPSTESEQIFMKRFKEILKDAEFDVTQASAIGDAEDLSDLTIHSSLHLTPDEVQCTLASAVEVHRDSEPEFVCISGKTPEEAVVDEEAILCLLENSQNFLPPSQPSKHSSIIDNSQDCAMINLLAGLADECRTTGLHSSKSQSIPGTTNCNYNSDDEEARPELDKEEAALSMTMSQQWDSELQENSSLTRYGVKETEESSSDEHQESSDEDMGWSANNSLFANLSIPQLDGAADESSDSSLTDSGSRTQSSLIVTEKIIMKTNHFPGETIHLEPPSSAKIFLECNHPELSPVHVLDTEQPLDKQFQSKSFQDSSCECSTGLKVNKKILYIPPVKHPIPCKTASQSEVSAICVDKEDICPIYSYDKKASLALDRTEVESFQFNNSKVTKRTSLKNVETNCLSILQNHRAFSLCYSELRNCSTKTDFDLSQMERHSPLLRNISSVPTTLESGAFLNSQEGVMNNDGEKGDVGELKIRYEDYQENKTEKTIVAQQEEHYKFFPSVILSNCLSRKKNVCKKMPESCIKLEQTQNRRSRLKVNKKRLSGPKNTLNMDESSTSDSCVTIGCNSLSPNHPGIGDTEMLVCDGNSLKTESIFDESLRKAETFTKEEPEMEETSVKEEAEIEETSVKEEPELIPVVTSITPCISEETKNTPEDSLNRLHDLDTKVTCTKASSLPGSKYTLRTKRKMLYDSDGEYSCATRSKNPAKVKERLKGSNVRSGQELKRRKKEPPIIIKYIIINRFKGEKNMLVKMGKINAEEQRVTLTKDKLNQYDKLAPLKDFWPKVPESAAVEFPVTESKAKKQNKRKSKVNSLGKKTIDSVSKQVGLGGRVTLTRGCDKQQCLPLLPPPRPCYCELADDRNSDYNDVMFELGYLSDRAQSPTDSTPPRCWSPTDPVMNKSASASIYLKNMLSNPSISFAQEIPQTSTKGARNGRKANRSKKSRNTDTTTALTEPPDQKNLNVLQSSKALPRQRKAARTAEQKNPSKIMSRPGRTYKKKAVTKNISQLVLTDDNSSKLTNMEKNQDQTTFKPAFHSLQPKFEDGEISIMETNLNTLPHVQMKQQGCQTNVVKEELCTEELRISTPSLSQISSLENRRVTALVKTSHQPGLKQNLVPSLSQTPCSLSVLKKLYQKNQRGQTQVGDPDDSIVMSQSLSPEPKQAKSRKTSTTPRKPRAPKSNNPKNTKCGIRKRKTNHTQPCLSEMREGNVSNDCLLFQSDTDMDSCNLIENSLSSPELPHNYSFDINAIDQTHFSSPYSGSQFVLTDQILPVKFLSDASQEAIPAQTLVFEKKLDRLSGYGELKPDSDWHKVKPARPDLFDRSEHSASTSNHHLRFIGSNKLRNTDSDLSLGDVHTFSPFQDFHCEGKELLFSACEPVLPLPLSSACFISHEGSPSGELLEGIDVMTSTTPSSSPCSVSSLSQVRASQMLRGPGGGAHVLKPLMCPPSREEILSTLQNLEISEATFQEPFCSDPSDAPGKPMEVGGHKLAVGTRLVNELKEFSGGLSSEGLHLWKTAFSAMTHYANTPIPSVPVHGARTSKEQALTDLCSTSDKQVLLLPCKSAPTRECVQLWLEAKRQYEILQKGIRDAELLKHEGLNVHKESNQETTESAGLSCSSSNVYMPGKIVIGNERRGKRNLSFILSPTKNLGNQCDSIEASPISDEDCMQLEDDKRTEIYKITPPVSPELPSWQQPSSVLVPDELNQTKQSENSPEPLSPRLSFERVCGSRSPHVSHKEEMISPYNLQSTPFLKRHLRSTDNLEPVCSTPIFKDDPLAQRIQHKRGSPAEPLRRVLLNTQMKNHFAALNAPNRENSQIEGPSIANSYGFKVSMHNLQDAKAMHEVQHLTLMGMELHARTRRDLEADPEFDQVCALFYCLTSDVPLSNIDSRQLTGAIVVHKDSESCHQAGQRGTTPLLVRSGVSGLQVKYTTDEKMLFHELVAIMRKFDPDILFGYEVQMHSWGYLLQRAAVLGVDLCQQLSRIPDDSRDNRFSAERDDYGANTMTEINIIGRIILNIWRVMKTEVTLNNYSFENVAFHVLHQRFPLYSPRTLSDWFDHNTDLYRWKMVDHYVSRVHGTMQLLQQHDIIGRTSELARLFGIQFFHVLTRGSQYRVESMMLRLAKPLNYIAVTPSIQQRAQQRAPQCLPLVMEPESRFYSNSVVVLDFQSLYPSIVIAYNYCYSTCLGHVNSLGTTDEFKFGCTSLRVPPELLYQLRNDITVSPNGIAFVKSSVRKGVLPNMLEQILNTRIMVKQSMKAYKQEKALMKLLDARQLGLKLIANVTFGYAAANYSGRMPCVELGDSIVHKARETLERAIKMVNDTKKWGARVVYGDTDSMFVLLKGATKEQAFKIGNEIAEAVTATNPKPVKLKFEKVYLPCVLQTKKRYVGFMYESLDQKEPVFDAKGIETVRRDNCPAVSKILERSIKLLFETRDISQVKVFVQRQCVKVLEGRASVQELTFAKEYRGGSSYRPGACVPALELTRRMMSYDRRLEPRVGERVPYVVVYGSPGLPLIQLVRRPAEVLQDPSLRLNATYYITKQILPPLGRIFQLIGVDVFSWYEELPRIQKASSFSGGEGAARKGTISQYFTTLHCPVCDQLTQLGVCARCRASPQRVAVTLHQNIRQLETDQEELLKICKNCTGCMDRHVPCVSLDCPVLYKLNRVSRQLSKAPYLRQLLDDF comes from the exons GTCAGAAGACATGTCTTCACCTTCATGGTGTCTTCCCATACATCTATATTCCTTATGATGGTCATGGACAGGAACAAGAACCATACCTGCGTCTGGTGGCCTTCAGCATCGACAGAGCAATCAATGTTGCGATGGGAAACCCTGCCTCTGATGTCCAGCACATCTTTAAGGTGGTGCTGGTTTCTGGCAT GCCTTTCTATGGCTACCATGCTAAGGAGAAACACTTTATGAAGATCTATTTGTACAATCCCCAGATGGTTAAAAG GGTTTGTGAGTTGTTGCAGAGTGGAGCAGTGATGAACAAGATTTACCAACCTCATGAAGGCCACATTCCATACCTACTTcagctcttcattgactacaatTTATATGGCATGAACCTGGTAAACCTTGCAGCGGTCAAGTTCCGTCCGGGCAAAACAAGAG AGGATTTGCCAGCTACCTTGGACCAGCAGACCCCGAGCAGCCATTCCAGCAATCCCTGGAAGAGTCGGTGCACATCCAAACTCAGTGACAGCACCTTTGGAGGTACCTTTGCCCGCTGGGAAGAGAATGCCATTCCCTG CTCCCTATTCCTGGATGAGCTGGCGAGGCAAAGCACCTGTGAACTAGAGGTTGATGCTGTTGCTGTAGATGTTCTCAACCGCCTCGAGGTTGAAA ATCAAATTGGAAAGAACCCTGGCCTACAAGCAATATGGGAGGATGAGAAGCAGcggaggagagaaaaaaacaaggacTCTCAGATTGATACCCCACACTCTCAAG ACCGTGAATTTGTGCCTTCAACTGAGAGTGAGCAAATTTTCATGAAAAGATTCAAGGAGATTTTGAAGGATGCAGAGTTTGATGT GACACAGGCCTCCGCTATTGGTGATGCAGAGGATTTAAGTGATCTCACCATCCATTCATCTCTTCATTTAACACCAGATGAAGTGCAGTGTACACTGGCTTCAGCTGTAGAGGTGCACAGGGACTCTGAGCCAG AATTTGTATGCATTAGTGGTAAAACCCCAGAAGAGGCTGTTGTGGATGAGGAGGCCATTTTGTGTCTACTGGAAAATAGTCAGAATTTCCTGCCACCCTCCCAGCCATCCAAACATTCATCCATAATAG ACAACAGCCAAGACTGTGCCATGATCAATCTTCTGGCAGGCTTGGCGGATGAGTGCAGGACTACTGGTTTGCACAGTTCAAAGTCCCAGTCAATTCCAGGTACCACTAACTGCAACTATAACAGTGACGATGAGGAGGCAAGGCCGGAGTTAGACAAGGAAGAAGCTGCTCTCAGTATGACAATGTCTCAACAATGGGACAGTGAGCTGCAAGAAAACTCATCTTTAACAAG ATATGGTGTTAAGGAGACAGAGGAGAGCTCCAGTGACGAGCATCAGGAATCCTCAGATGAAGATATGGGGTGGAGTGCAAACAATTCTTTATTTGCTAACTTGTCCATCCCTCAGCTTGATGGGGCAGCAGATGAGAGCAGTG ACTCATCTTTAACAGACAGTGGCTCCAGAACCCAGTCTTCCCTTATTGTCACAGAGAAGAttataatgaaaacaaatcatttcCCTGGAGAGACAATCCACCTGGAACCCCCATCCTCAGCAAAGATCTTTCTGGAGTGTAACCACCCAGAGCTCAGTCCAGTTCATGTTTTGGACACAGAGCAACCACTTGACAAACAATTTCAGTCCAAAAGCTTTCAGGACAGCAGTTGTGAATGTTCAACAGGTTTGAAGGttaataaaaaaatcctgtacattCCACCAGTCAAGCACCCTATTCCCTGCAAAACAGCCAGTCAGTCAGAGGTATCTGCCATCTGTGTGGACAAAGAGGATATCTGCCCAATATACAGCTATGACAAAAAAGCATCTTTAGCATTGGATAGGACTGAAGTGGAAAGTTTCCAATTCAACAACAGTAAGGTTACAAAAAGAACTAGTTTGAAGAATGTTGAGACAAACTGTTTGTCCATCCTTCAGAACCACAGGGCCTTTTCCCTCTGCTACTCAGAGCTGAGGAACTGTTCAACTAAGACAGACTTTGACCTGAGCCAGATGGAAAGACATAGCCCCCTCTTGAGGAATATTTCCTCAGTACCTACAACTCTTGAAAGTGGGGCATTTCTTAATTCTCAGGAGGGGGTGATGAATAATGATGGAGAAAAGGGAGATGTCGGTGAGCTCAAAATCAGGTATGAAGACTATCAGGAAAATAAGACGGAAAAGACAATTGTCGCACAACAAGAAGAACACTACAAATTTTTCCCAAGTGTAATTCTGTCCAACTGCCTAAGCAGGAAGAAAAAcgtttgcaaaaaaatgccaGAATCATGCATCAAGCTAGAACAAACTCAGAATCGTCGGTCAAGGCTAAAAGTAAATAAGAAAAGATTGTCAGgaccaaaaaatacattaaacatGGATGAAAGCTCTACCTCTGACAGCTGTGTTACCATTGGTTGCAACTCTCTATCTCCTAATCATCCAGGGATTGGGGACACAGAAATGCTGGTTTGTGATGGTAACTCCCTGAAGACAGAATCCATTTTCGATGAGTCACTCAGAAAGGCAGAGACATTCACAAAAGAAGAGCCAGAAATGGAAGAGACATCTGTCAAAGAAGAGGCAGAAATTGAAGAGACATCTGTCAAAGAAGAGCCAGAATTAATTCCAGTAGTAACTAGCATTACACCCTGTATTtcagaagaaacaaaaaatacaccTGAAGACAGTTTGAACCGCTTGCATGATTTAGACACTAAAGTAACATGTACAAAAGCCTCATCCCTGCCTGGTAGTAAATACACTCTGAGGACTAAACGGAAGATGCTGTATGACAGTGATGGAGAATATTCATGTGCCACAAGGTCGAAAAACCCAGCAAAAGTCAAGGAACGTCTTAAAGGCTCCAACGTCCGCAGTGGGCAGGAGCTAAAACGACGTAAGAAGGAACCCCCGATCATTATCAAGTACATTATCATCAACAGGTTCAAAGGAGAGAAAAACATGTTGGTGAAAATGGGCAAAATCAATGCAGAGGAGCAAAGGGTAACACTGACAAAAGACAAGTTGAATCAGTATGATAAACTAGCCCCACTAAAGGATTTCTGGCCTAAAGTGCCTGAGTCTGCTGCTGTTGAGTTTCCAGTCACTGAGTCAAaggctaaaaaacaaaacaaacggaAATCTAAAGTCAACTCTTTGGGTAAGAAAACTATTGATAGTGTCTCCAAACAAGTTGGACTTGGTGGAAGAGTCACACTTACTAGGGGTTGTGATAAACAACAATGTTTACCCTTGCTGCCACCTCCTCGACCATGCTACTGTGAGTTGGCAGATGACAGAAACAGTGACTATAATGATGTTATGTTTGAATTAGGCTATCTTTCTGATAGAGCTCAGAGCCCAACAGACTCAACCCCGCCTCGCTGTTGGTCGCCAACGGACCCTGTCATGAATAAGAGTGCTTCTGCTTCAATATACCTAAAAAACATGTTAAGTAACCCAAGTATTAGTTTTGCACAAGAAATTCCACAGACTTCAACCAAAGGTGCTCGAAATGGGCGTAAAGCAAACAGAAGTAAGAAATCAAGAAATACAGACACAACAACTGCTCTAACTGAACCTCCTGatcaaaaaaatctgaatgtaTTACAAAGCAGCAAAGCTCTCCCAAGACAAAGGAAAGCTGCGCGTACAGCTGAACAAAAAAACCCCTCTAAAATCATGTCTAGACCTGGCCGGACATACAAAAAGAAGGCAGTGACCAAAAATATTTCACAGCTAGTGTTGACAGATGATAATTCATCAAAGCTGACAAATATGGAAAAGAATCAAGACCAGACTACCTTTAAACCAGCATTTCATTCACTTCAACCAAAGTTTGAAGATGGCGAGATTTCTATCATGGAAACCAACTTAAACACGTTGCCACATGTTCAGATGAAACAGCAAGGTTGTCAGACTAATGTTGTAAAGGAAGAACTCTGTACAGAGGAGTTACGAATTTCAACACCTTCCCTGTCACAGATATCTTCACTGGAGAACAGAAGAGTCACTGCCTTGGTAAAAACCTCCCATCAGCCGGGCCTTAAGCAAAATCTTGTTCCCAGTCTTTCTCAGACACCATGTAGCTTGTCTGTTCTCAAGAAACTTTACCAAAAGAATCAGCGTGGCCAGACACAAGTGGGTGACCCTGACGATTCAATTGTTATgtctcagtcactcagtcctgAACCTAAACAAGCCAAATCCAGAAAAACCTCAACCACACCAAGGAAACCTAGGGCTCCCAAAtcaaacaaccccaaaaatacgaAATGCGggattagaaaaagaaaaacaaaccacaCTCAGCCTTGTTTGTCTGAAATGCGAGAGGGCAACGTATCAAATGACTGCTTACTTTTTCAATCTGACACAGACATGGACAGTTGCAATTTAATAGAAAACAGCTTATCATCCCCAGAGCTCCCACATAACTATTCCTTTGATATAAATGCCATTGATCAAACTCACTTCTCTAGCCCATACAGTGGCAGTCAGTTTGTCTTGACTGATCAAATTTTACCAGTCAAATTCTTGAGTGATGCTAGTCAAGAAGCTATCCCTGCTCAGACATTGGTCTTTGAGAAGAAATTAGATAGACTGTCAGGTTACGGAGAGCTGAAACCGGACTCTGACTGGCACAAGGTGAAGCCTGCCAGACCAGACCTTTTTGACAGATCCGAGCATAGCGCATCAACATCAAATCATCATCTCAGATTCATTGGCTCCAACAAATTACGGAATACAGATTCTGATTTGTCTTTGGGCGATGTTCATACATTCAGCCCCTTTCAAGACTTTCACTGTGAAGGAAAAGAACTGTTATTTTCAGCCTGTGAGCCAGTATTACCATTGCCTTTGAGCTCTGCTTGCTTTATCAGCCACGAGGGCTCGCCGTCAGGCGAGCTCCTGGAAGGCATTGATGTAATGACTTCCACTACGCCGAGCAGCTCTCCTTGCTCAGTTAGCTCACTCTCTCAGGTGAGAGCAAGCCAGATGCTTCGTGGACCAGGTGGGGGAGCCCACGTTTTGAAGCCCCTCATGTGCCCTCCAAGCAGGGAGGAGATCCTCAGCACTCTTCAGAATCTGGAGATATCTGAGGCCACCTTCCAGGAGCCCTTCTGCAGTGACCCTTCTGATGCTCCAGGAAAACCAAT GGAGGTTGGTGGCCATAAGCTCGCAGTGGGAACAAGActagtcaatgagttaaaggaGTTCAGTGGAGGATTGTCTTCAGAGGGATTGCATTTGTGGAAGACAGCCTTCTCAGCCATGACACATTATGCCAACACTCCTATACCATCTGTGCCAGTCCACGGAGCACGAACAAGTAAAGAGCAGGCTTTGACTGACCTGTGTTCGACCAGTGACAAGCAGGTactccttctgccctgcaaaAGTGCACCAACCCGAGAATGTGTGCAGCTGTGGTTAGAAGCCAAGAGACAGTATGAGATTTTGCAAAAAGGGATTAGAGACGCAGAGTTGCTAAAACATGAGGGGCTGAATGTACACAAGGAGAGTAACCAGGAGACTACCGAGTCAGCTGGTCTCAGTTGTTCCAGTTCAAACGTCTATATGCCTGGGAAAATTGTCATCGGAAATGAAAGGAGAGGAAAGCGCAATCTGTCATTTATATTGTCGCCCACAAAGAATCTAGGCAATCAATGTGACTCCATAGAAGCGAGTCCAATTTCAGATGAAGATTGTATGCAGCTTGAAGATGATAAAAGAACAGAGATTTATAAAATTACACCCCCGGTTTCCCCGGAGCTGCCTTCTTGGCAGCAGCCCAGCAGCGTCTTAGTCCCTGATGAGTTGAATCAAACGAAGCAAAGTGAAAACTCTCCTGAACCCCTATCACCTAGACTCTCCTTTGAAAGAGTTTGTGGAAGTCGTAGTCCCCATGTTAGTCACAAAGAAGAGATGATCAGTCCTTACAACCTTCAGAGCACACCCTTTTTAAAGAGACATCTTAGAagcacagacaatttggaaCCTGTGTGCAGCACACCCATATTTAAAG ACGACCCTCTTGCTCAGAGAATCCAGCATAAGCGGGGAAGCCCAGCAGAACCTCTGAGAAGAGTGTTACTTAACACACAGATGAAG AACCATTTTGCTGCTTTGAACGCTCCAAACAGAGAGAATTCTCAGATAGAAGGTCCTAGCATAGCCAACTCTTATGGGTTCAAAGTAAGCATGCATAACCTGCAAGATGCCAAAGCTATGCACGAG GTCCAGCACCTTACACTGATGGGAATGGAGCTTCATGCACGAACCCGACGAGACCTCGAAGCCGACCCTGAGTTTGACCAAGTATGTGCCTTATTCTACTGCTTGACTTCTGATGTTCCCTTATCGAATATAGACAGCCGCCAGTTGACAGGTGCCATTGTGGTGCATAAAGACAGCGAGAGTTGTCACCAAG CAGGCCAGAGAGGAACCACGCCCCTGCTGGTCAGGTCTGGTGTTTCTGGCCTGCAGGTGAAGTACACAACAGATGAGAAGATGctgttccatgaattggttgccatCATGAGGAA GTTTGACCCGGATATTCTGTTTGGATATGAAGTACAGATGCACTCATGGGGTTACCTTCTCCAAAGAGCTGCAGTTCTTGGAGTAGATCTCTGCCAACAATTATCTCGCATACCAG ATGACTCAAGAGACAACCGCTTTTCAGCAGAAAGGGATGACTATGGAGCAAATACCATGACTGAGATCAACATTATTGGACGCATTATTCTCAACATCTGGCGGGTGATGAAAACAGAA GTGACACTGAACAACTACAGTTTTGAGAATGTGGCCTTTCACGTTCTCCACCAGCGCTTCCCATTGTACAGCCCGCGCACATTGTCTGACTGGTTTGATCACAACACTGACCTCTACAG GTGGAAAATGGTGGACCACTATGTGAGCCGGGTACACGGTACGATGCAGCTTCTACAGCAGCATGACATTATCGGCAGAACCAGTGAGCTAGCCAGACTGTTTGGCATCCAGTTCTTTCACGTTCTCACTCGAGGCTCACAg TACCGTGTCGAGTCCATGATGTTGCGCCTAGCCAAGCCACTCAACTACATCGCGGTAACTCCCAGCATCCAGCAGCGAGCTCAGCAGAGGGCACCTCAGTGTCTGCCGCTAGTGATGGAACCAGAGTCGCGCTTTTACAGCAATTCTGTTGTCGTCCTGGACTTCCAGTCACTCTATCCCTCCATCGTCATTGCATACAATTACTGCTACTCCACTTGCCTCGGACATGTGAATAGCCTGGGAAC gacagATGAGTTTAAGTTTGGCTGCACCTCCCTGCGGGTTCCCCCGGAGCTCCTCTACCAACTCCGAAATGATATCACCGTGTCACCTAATGGGATCGCTTTCGTCAAG TCCTCAGTGCGTAAAGGTGTCCTTCCCAATATGCTTGAGCAAATCCTCAACACGCGCATTATGGTGAAGCAGTCAATGAAAGCCTACAAGCAAGAAAAGGCCCTGATGAAGCTGCTGGATGCCCGTCAGCTTGGACTTAAGCTCATCGCTAACGTCACCTTTGGCTACGCAGCAGCCAACTACTCTGGACGCATGCCATGCGTGGAG CTTGGTGACAGCATTGTCCATAAAGCCAGAGAAACATTGGAGAGAGCCATCAAGATGGTCAATGACACTAAAAAATGGGGAGCTCGTGTCGTGTATGGAGACACTGACAG CATGTTCGTTTTGTTGAAAGGAGCCACCAAAGAGCAAGCCTTCAAGATTGGCAACGAGATTGCCGAGGCAGTGACCGCAACCAACCCAAAGCCAGTCAAGCTCAAATTTGAGAAG GTGTATCTGCCTTGCGTTCTTCAGACAAAAAAGCGTTATGTGGGTTTCATGTACGAAAGCCTCGACCAAAAGGAGCCTGTGTTTGATGCCAAAGGTATTGAGACGGTGCGCCGTGATAACTGCCCTGCTGTTTCCAAG ATTTTGGAACGCTCCATAAAGCTTCTTTTTGAGACACGGGACATCAGCCAGGTGAAGGTGTTTGTTCAGCGTCAGTGCGTGAAGGTCCTTGAAGGTAGGGCCAGCGTCCAGGAGCTCACTTTTGCGAAGGAATACAGAGGCGGGTCGTCTTACCGGCCCGGAGCCTGCGTCCCTGCGCTGGAGCTCACAAG GCGGATGATGTCGTACGACCGTCGCTTGGAGCCTCGCGTAGGTGAACGTGTGCCGTACGTGGTGGTGTACGGCTCACCAGGGTTGCCCCTCATCCAGCTGGTCCGTCGCCCCGCTGAAGTGTTGCAGGATCCCAGCCTCCGTCTCAACGCCACCTATTACATCACCAAGCAGATCCTGCCTCCGCTGGGCCGCATATTTCAGTTGATTGGCGTTGACGTGTTCAGCTGGTACGAGGAGCTTCCCAGG ATCCAGAAGGCATCCAGCTTCTCTGGCGGCGAGGGTGCGGCCAGGAAAGGTACCATTTCCCAGTACTTTACCACGCTCCATTGCCCCGTGTGTGACCAGCTCACCCAGCTGGGAGTGTGCGCGCGATGCCGCGCCTCACCCCAGCGTGTTGCCGTCACCCTCCACCAGAATATAAGGCAGCTGGAGACAGATCAGGAAGAGCTTCTCAAG ATCTGCAAGAACTGCACCGGCTGCATGGATCGCCACGTTCCATGTGTGTCCCTCGATTGTCCCGTCCTCTATAAGCTGAATCGAGTGAGCAGGCAGCTTTCCAAGGCACCGTACCTCCGACAGCTGCTCGACGACTTCTAA